The Zestosphaera sp. genome includes a window with the following:
- a CDS encoding xanthine dehydrogenase family protein subunit M has product MYVTFNSRPAPVNLRNTRIIPFNFQYFEPESLDEALQLLSQYGPEAKILAGGTDLLVKMKMRTVVPKYIVNIKRISRLRYIVMDGELLRIGALTTWRDLEKSELVREEVPALHDAAKSMGSVQVRCMATVGGNLCNASPAADSAPPLLVHEAKAKLTSKQKTRTIKIEELITGPGKTTLRSDELLEEIIIPRRGKGGSSFIKIGRVAVDLAIASAATYVVVEDGVVSEIRVALGSVAPKPIRARGCEAMLKGRKINDDVLRAASEAVVSEVSPIDDVRSSAWYRREVSKALVYDSLVRSLARARR; this is encoded by the coding sequence ATGTATGTGACCTTCAACTCCAGACCCGCCCCAGTGAACCTAAGGAATACGCGCATAATTCCTTTCAACTTTCAATACTTCGAGCCTGAGAGCCTCGATGAAGCGTTGCAGTTGCTCAGCCAATACGGGCCAGAGGCTAAGATCCTGGCAGGAGGTACCGACCTCCTAGTCAAGATGAAAATGCGAACGGTTGTACCTAAGTATATAGTAAACATCAAGCGGATCAGTAGGTTAAGGTATATAGTCATGGATGGCGAATTGTTACGGATAGGCGCCCTGACGACATGGCGTGACTTAGAAAAATCAGAGCTGGTTAGAGAGGAGGTGCCGGCACTTCATGACGCTGCCAAGAGCATGGGTAGTGTGCAGGTTAGGTGTATGGCTACTGTGGGCGGTAACCTGTGCAATGCATCCCCAGCAGCAGACTCAGCACCCCCACTACTAGTACACGAAGCAAAAGCAAAACTAACAAGCAAACAAAAAACAAGAACAATAAAAATAGAAGAACTAATCACAGGACCAGGGAAGACGACGCTGAGGTCTGATGAGTTACTCGAGGAGATCATAATACCTAGGAGAGGGAAGGGAGGGTCTTCCTTCATTAAGATAGGCAGAGTTGCCGTGGATTTAGCCATAGCAAGCGCGGCAACTTATGTGGTCGTTGAAGACGGGGTTGTGAGTGAGATTAGGGTGGCCTTAGGCTCCGTGGCTCCAAAGCCCATCAGAGCCAGGGGATGTGAGGCTATGTTGAAGGGAAGGAAGATTAACGATGATGTGCTTAGAGCAGCGTCTGAGGCAGTAGTCAGCGAGGTGAGCCCTATAGATGATGTTAGGAGTTCCGCTTGGTACAGAAGGGAGGTCTCCAAGGCTCTAGTTTATGACTCGCTGGTAAGGTCTTTAGCCAGGGCTAGGAGGTGA